The following are from one region of the Arcobacter defluvii genome:
- a CDS encoding DUF3465 domain-containing protein: MKKFLLALFTAFCLSTSLVFANPIIDKAYHNKQSDIQVQGSGKVIKILKDDTKGSKHQRFILKLPTKLSILVAHNIDLAKRIDDLQVGDTVEFYGEYEWNNKGGVIHWTHHDPRKKHKDGWLKHKGTIYQ, translated from the coding sequence ATGAAAAAGTTTTTATTAGCACTTTTTACAGCATTTTGTTTATCAACAAGTTTAGTTTTTGCAAATCCAATTATAGATAAAGCATATCATAACAAACAAAGTGATATTCAAGTTCAAGGAAGTGGAAAAGTTATTAAAATTTTAAAAGATGATACAAAAGGTTCAAAACATCAAAGATTTATATTAAAATTACCAACAAAATTATCAATTTTAGTTGCTCATAATATAGATTTAGCTAAAAGAATAGATGATTTACAAGTTGGTGATACTGTCGAATTTTATGGAGAATATGAGTGGAATAATAAAGGTGGAGTAATTCATTGGACTCACCATGATCCAAGAAAAAAACATAAAGATGGCTGGTTAAAACACAAAGGAACAATTTATCAATAA
- the thiI gene encoding tRNA uracil 4-sulfurtransferase ThiI, with amino-acid sequence MDKSQIKTQKFIIKYFTEIMIKGTTAKRQMIAQVYNNLVNLLSRISSDIQIKKFFDKVEIVCPIEVVDQVRTKLLDTPGIEQILEALQFDNMNTLDDIKVKVNEMMADEIKGKTFVIRAKRTGTQDFKSTNIEQTVGGYMLAMNPETKGVALKNAEVTINIELEHTKLNIITKKHMGLRGFPIGTQGSIISLMSGGFDSTVASYLTMKRGIKTHFIFFNLGGIAHEIGVKQVAYYLWNKFGSSHRVSFISVPFDDVVTEIFKSVSQPYMGVMLKRLMLTASEKIANSMGIDALVTGESVAQVSSQTLRNLALIDQCTNKLVLRPLAMMSKPDIIDIAYKIGTRRFAESMPEYCGVISKNPVTHGSYERMEKEAKAFDYSILDESVKKSVFVNVDEIDQDVNEIGQMEIITDLNSGDYTVIDIRQTPDCIETSCETLKIPFYELKNELKKLPQDKTYLFYCDKGIMSQLHAQYLRDSEGYTNIKVYRPEIK; translated from the coding sequence ATGGATAAATCACAAATCAAAACACAAAAATTCATAATAAAATATTTCACAGAAATTATGATAAAAGGCACAACTGCAAAAAGACAGATGATAGCCCAAGTTTATAATAATCTTGTAAATCTTTTATCAAGAATTTCAAGTGATATACAAATCAAAAAATTTTTTGACAAAGTAGAAATAGTTTGTCCTATAGAAGTAGTTGACCAAGTTCGAACAAAACTACTTGATACTCCAGGAATAGAACAAATATTAGAAGCATTGCAATTTGATAATATGAATACTTTAGATGATATTAAAGTAAAAGTAAATGAAATGATGGCAGATGAAATAAAAGGTAAAACTTTTGTTATAAGAGCAAAAAGAACTGGAACACAAGATTTTAAATCTACAAATATAGAACAAACTGTTGGTGGTTATATGTTAGCAATGAACCCAGAAACAAAAGGTGTTGCTTTAAAAAATGCTGAGGTAACTATAAACATAGAGCTTGAACATACAAAGTTAAATATTATTACAAAAAAACATATGGGACTTAGAGGTTTTCCTATTGGAACTCAAGGAAGTATAATATCTTTGATGTCAGGTGGATTTGACTCAACAGTTGCTTCATATCTTACAATGAAAAGAGGAATAAAAACTCACTTTATTTTTTTTAATCTTGGTGGAATAGCGCATGAAATTGGAGTAAAACAAGTAGCTTATTATCTTTGGAATAAATTTGGAAGTTCTCATAGGGTTTCATTTATTAGTGTACCTTTTGATGATGTTGTAACTGAAATTTTTAAAAGTGTGAGTCAACCTTATATGGGAGTTATGTTAAAAAGGTTGATGCTAACAGCAAGTGAAAAAATAGCAAATAGTATGGGAATAGATGCTTTAGTAACTGGTGAAAGTGTTGCACAAGTTTCAAGTCAAACATTAAGAAATCTAGCATTAATTGACCAATGTACAAATAAACTTGTTTTACGACCACTTGCAATGATGAGTAAACCAGATATTATTGATATTGCTTATAAAATTGGAACAAGAAGATTTGCAGAATCTATGCCTGAGTATTGTGGAGTAATTTCAAAAAATCCAGTAACTCATGGAAGTTATGAAAGAATGGAAAAAGAAGCAAAAGCTTTTGATTATTCTATTTTAGATGAATCTGTTAAAAAATCTGTATTTGTAAATGTAGATGAAATAGATCAAGATGTAAATGAAATAGGGCAAATGGAGATAATTACTGATTTAAATAGTGGAGATTACACAGTTATAGATATTAGACAAACTCCTGATTGTATAGAAACTTCTTGTGAGACTTTAAAAATTCCATTTTATGAGTTAAAAAATGAATTAAAAAAACTACCTCAAGATAAAACTTATTTATTCTATTGTGATAAAGGAATAATGAGTCAATTACATGCCCAATATTTAAGAGATAGTGAAGGTTATACAAATATAAAAGTTTATAGACCAGAGATTAAATAA
- a CDS encoding DUF3817 domain-containing protein, whose protein sequence is MLNDTFSRFRVISFVEGLSYLILVFIAMPLKYFAGYEIAVKVAGMTHGILFILFFIALFMAMKKYNWKFLSFQLFVYSLIPFGFILIEKTIMKTPPKKLK, encoded by the coding sequence ATGTTAAACGATACTTTTTCAAGATTTAGAGTAATCTCATTTGTAGAAGGTCTTTCTTACTTAATTTTAGTATTTATTGCAATGCCTTTAAAATATTTTGCTGGTTATGAAATTGCAGTAAAAGTTGCTGGAATGACTCATGGTATTTTATTTATTTTATTTTTTATTGCTTTATTTATGGCAATGAAAAAATATAATTGGAAGTTCTTAAGTTTTCAACTTTTTGTTTATTCATTAATTCCATTTGGTTTTATTTTAATTGAAAAAACTATCATGAAAACTCCACCTAAAAAGTTAAAATAG
- a CDS encoding DUF420 domain-containing protein encodes MFFSKGFLGTSAPFYLDLATIYFAILPFLLAISIYFAIKKEYNKHFLSQAIILGITLFIVVIFEIGVRITGGFIEYSKYSNISFDFMVIFLVIHILIAIAAVGGWLYLFISSYKDYVHRKLNPKKHKKMGKAIFLALTVSSIMGIFIYLFLFVF; translated from the coding sequence ATGTTTTTTTCAAAAGGTTTTTTGGGAACATCTGCTCCATTTTATTTAGATTTAGCAACAATTTATTTTGCAATATTACCTTTTTTATTAGCTATTAGTATCTATTTTGCTATTAAAAAAGAGTATAACAAACACTTTCTTTCACAAGCAATAATATTAGGTATCACTTTATTTATTGTTGTTATTTTTGAAATAGGTGTTAGAATAACTGGTGGATTTATTGAATATTCAAAATATAGCAATATCTCTTTTGATTTTATGGTAATCTTTTTAGTAATTCATATTTTAATAGCAATTGCAGCTGTTGGTGGTTGGCTATATTTATTTATCTCTTCATATAAAGATTATGTTCATCGAAAACTTAATCCTAAAAAACATAAAAAAATGGGTAAAGCTATTTTCTTAGCATTAACTGTAAGTTCTATTATGGGAATTTTTATCTATTTATTTTTATTTGTATTTTAA
- a CDS encoding B12-binding domain-containing radical SAM protein, whose protein sequence is MKNIILTTLNARYSHTSLALRYLYANLKELKEEAKILEFVINSSNQTIAEQILEHKPKIVGIAVYIWNATDVAELVQTIKKVSPETIVVLGGPEVSYTPLRVNFDMADYIITGEGEVSFYNLCFDILNGNCKETRVINSPKVDLENIVLPYDDYTDFDIKNRHIYVEMARGCPFECEFCLSSIDTKMRYLSIEVFLEEIDKLWQRGARNFKFIDRTFNIKISYAKAILNYFLEKEEEYFLHFEVIPDNFPEELRELIKQFKAGSLQLEVGIQTLNLDVAKEIHRNLRIDKIKDNLKFLSTQTHAHMHIDLIIGLPSETIESFGKNLDLLYTLSTGEIQVGILKKLSGTTLDRHDKVYGMVYSDLPPYDILQNDLIDFSLMQEMKRFARFWDIVYNSGNFQKTTALLFEDGKVFENFYDLSKWLYRRSESTYKISLDRMAEFLFEYMSVKFDKEKIANIILEDVMKVGGRKIPPFLKKIIPENYDFAQKEVSKANKRQVLRQEN, encoded by the coding sequence ATGAAAAATATAATACTTACTACATTAAACGCGAGATACTCTCACACATCTTTAGCTTTGAGATATTTATATGCAAATTTAAAAGAATTAAAAGAAGAAGCTAAAATATTAGAGTTTGTTATAAACTCATCAAATCAAACAATAGCAGAACAAATACTAGAACATAAACCAAAAATAGTTGGAATTGCTGTTTATATTTGGAATGCAACTGATGTTGCTGAACTTGTGCAAACTATAAAAAAAGTATCACCTGAAACAATAGTTGTTTTAGGAGGTCCCGAGGTTAGTTATACTCCTTTACGAGTAAATTTTGATATGGCTGATTATATAATCACAGGTGAGGGAGAAGTAAGTTTTTACAATTTATGTTTTGATATTTTAAATGGAAATTGTAAAGAAACAAGAGTTATAAATTCACCAAAAGTTGATTTAGAAAATATTGTTTTACCTTATGATGACTATACAGATTTTGATATCAAAAATAGACATATTTATGTGGAAATGGCAAGAGGTTGCCCTTTTGAATGTGAGTTTTGTTTATCTTCAATTGATACAAAAATGAGATATTTGTCTATTGAAGTTTTTTTAGAAGAAATTGATAAATTATGGCAAAGAGGTGCAAGAAATTTCAAGTTTATTGATAGAACTTTTAATATCAAAATCTCTTATGCAAAAGCTATTTTAAACTATTTTTTAGAGAAAGAAGAAGAGTATTTTTTACATTTTGAAGTAATTCCTGATAATTTCCCTGAAGAATTAAGAGAATTAATCAAACAGTTTAAAGCTGGAAGTTTACAACTTGAAGTTGGTATTCAAACTCTAAATTTAGATGTGGCAAAAGAGATTCATAGAAATCTAAGAATTGATAAAATCAAAGATAATCTAAAGTTCTTATCAACCCAAACTCACGCTCATATGCATATAGATTTGATTATTGGGCTTCCAAGTGAAACTATTGAGAGTTTTGGAAAAAATCTTGATTTACTTTATACCCTTTCTACTGGTGAAATTCAAGTTGGTATTTTGAAAAAATTATCAGGTACTACGCTTGATAGACATGATAAAGTTTACGGTATGGTTTATAGTGATTTACCTCCTTATGATATTTTACAAAATGATTTGATTGATTTTTCTTTGATGCAAGAGATGAAAAGATTTGCTAGATTTTGGGATATAGTTTACAATAGTGGAAATTTTCAAAAAACAACTGCTTTACTTTTTGAAGATGGAAAAGTTTTTGAAAACTTCTATGATTTGAGTAAATGGCTTTATAGAAGAAGCGAATCTACTTATAAAATCTCTCTTGATAGAATGGCTGAGTTTTTATTTGAATATATGAGTGTAAAATTTGATAAAGAAAAAATTGCAAATATAATTTTGGAAGATGTTATGAAAGTAGGGGGAAGAAAAATTCCACCATTTCTAAAGAAAATTATTCCAGAAAACTATGATTTCGCTCAAAAAGAGGTTTCAAAAGCAAATAAAAGACAAGTGTTAAGACAAGAAAATTAA
- a CDS encoding putative urea ABC transporter substrate-binding protein, which yields MKLSISKIFKLLSLVVLFLGLTSTSLFAGTKKDFKVAWSIYVGWMPWDVIESQKIMDKWAKKYGINVQIVQINDYIESINQYSSGEFDGCVMANTDALGIPAAGGVDSTALIIGDYSNGNDAVISKTAKSIKDLKGTNINLVELSISHYLLARALEKNGMSEKDIKVVNTSDADMVSAYTTADVTSVVTWKPQVSEIQKMPNANTIFDSSKIPGEIIDLMVANTQTLKENPEFGKALVGAWYEMMTLMTSNSKESIEAKTIMAKASGTDLAGFEDQLKTTNMYYTPAEAVKFNNSDEIVKTMEFVAKFSFDHGLYGEGASDYGFVGIEFPNGKIIGDKGNIKLRFDDTYMKMALEGKL from the coding sequence ATGAAACTTTCGATTTCAAAAATCTTTAAACTACTATCATTGGTTGTTCTATTTTTAGGATTAACATCAACTTCGCTTTTTGCTGGAACAAAAAAAGATTTCAAAGTTGCTTGGAGTATCTATGTTGGTTGGATGCCTTGGGATGTTATAGAATCTCAAAAAATCATGGATAAATGGGCTAAAAAATATGGAATTAATGTGCAAATAGTTCAAATAAATGATTATATAGAATCAATCAATCAATATAGTTCAGGTGAATTTGATGGTTGTGTGATGGCAAATACTGATGCATTAGGAATTCCTGCTGCTGGTGGAGTTGATTCAACTGCTTTAATCATTGGAGATTATTCAAACGGAAATGATGCTGTTATTTCTAAAACTGCAAAATCAATCAAAGATTTAAAAGGAACAAATATAAATCTTGTTGAATTATCAATTTCTCACTATTTATTAGCTCGAGCTTTAGAAAAAAATGGAATGAGTGAAAAAGATATAAAAGTTGTAAATACAAGTGATGCTGATATGGTTTCTGCTTATACAACTGCTGATGTTACAAGTGTTGTTACTTGGAAACCACAAGTGAGTGAAATTCAAAAAATGCCAAATGCAAATACTATTTTTGATAGTTCGAAAATTCCTGGTGAGATTATAGATTTAATGGTTGCTAACACTCAAACTTTAAAAGAAAATCCAGAATTTGGAAAAGCATTAGTTGGTGCTTGGTATGAAATGATGACTTTAATGACTTCTAACTCAAAAGAATCAATCGAAGCTAAAACAATTATGGCAAAAGCATCTGGAACGGATTTAGCTGGATTTGAAGACCAATTAAAAACTACAAATATGTATTACACACCAGCAGAAGCTGTTAAATTTAACAATAGTGATGAAATAGTAAAAACTATGGAGTTTGTTGCTAAGTTCTCATTTGACCATGGTTTATATGGAGAGGGTGCAAGTGATTATGGATTTGTAGGAATTGAGTTTCCAAATGGAAAAATTATTGGAGATAAAGGAAATATCAAACTTAGATTTGATGATACATATATGAAAATGGCACTAGAGGGAAAACTTTAA
- a CDS encoding DUF808 family protein, producing the protein MAGILGYLSVLADDISSLAGKTMATTAKSLATSLDDIGLLFDDIATYTKLASVKSSGLLVDDLAAIANFTNETTSDILKKELEKAKSVEEFKENIEKLDVNEQKKILAELENIRNIAMLEAKRKAALRELPIVYKIALGSFKNKFIIIPIVLILSYLAPFLIAPILVLGGSYLAYEGVESILEKFGKHHEVDDVKETIKELSSEKLEDIKVKSAVKTDFILSFEIIVISLSLIEETEFLTKVSVLILVGILTTIFVYGIVAFIIKLDDIGFYLQEKKSAMLKTIGDGFVKSMPYIIKTIGILGTIAMLAVGGGIISHETHILHSFDEILKAIPLGGFLSEIILGTIVGYVVVLIVPIISNIFSRFKKSNS; encoded by the coding sequence TTGGCTGGAATATTAGGCTATTTATCAGTTTTAGCAGATGATATAAGTTCTCTTGCTGGAAAAACTATGGCAACAACTGCCAAAAGTTTAGCAACATCACTTGATGATATAGGATTACTGTTTGATGATATTGCAACTTACACAAAACTTGCAAGTGTAAAATCTAGTGGTCTTTTAGTTGATGACTTAGCTGCTATTGCAAATTTTACAAATGAAACAACTTCTGATATTTTGAAAAAAGAGTTAGAAAAAGCAAAATCTGTTGAAGAGTTCAAAGAAAACATCGAAAAACTTGATGTTAATGAACAAAAAAAGATTTTAGCTGAACTAGAAAATATAAGAAATATTGCAATGCTTGAAGCAAAAAGAAAAGCAGCACTTAGGGAACTTCCTATTGTTTATAAAATTGCACTTGGAAGTTTTAAAAATAAATTTATCATTATCCCTATTGTATTAATTTTAAGTTATCTTGCTCCTTTTTTAATTGCTCCTATTTTGGTACTTGGTGGTTCTTATTTAGCTTATGAAGGAGTTGAAAGTATCTTAGAAAAGTTTGGTAAACATCATGAAGTAGATGATGTTAAAGAGACAATAAAAGAGCTTTCAAGTGAAAAACTAGAAGATATCAAAGTAAAGAGTGCAGTTAAAACTGACTTTATTTTATCTTTTGAAATTATAGTTATAAGTCTTAGTTTGATAGAAGAAACTGAGTTTTTAACAAAAGTTTCTGTTTTAATTCTTGTTGGAATTTTAACAACAATCTTTGTGTATGGAATTGTTGCATTTATTATAAAACTTGATGATATAGGATTTTATTTACAAGAGAAAAAAAGTGCAATGTTAAAAACTATTGGTGATGGATTTGTAAAATCAATGCCTTATATCATAAAAACTATCGGTATTTTAGGAACGATTGCAATGCTTGCTGTTGGAGGAGGAATTATCTCTCATGAAACACATATCTTACACTCATTTGATGAGATTTTAAAAGCTATTCCTCTTGGAGGATTTTTAAGTGAGATTATTTTAGGGACGATTGTGGGTTATGTTGTTGTTTTAATAGTTCCAATTATTTCAAATATCTTTTCAAGATTTAAAAAAAGTAACTCTTAA